Proteins from a genomic interval of Rosa chinensis cultivar Old Blush chromosome 2, RchiOBHm-V2, whole genome shotgun sequence:
- the LOC112188711 gene encoding probable membrane metalloprotease ARASP2, chloroplastic: MVINLSSSPPSSSLSFIKLTNSRSPISEFPSKPKTHLPKPLSCCSFSSSDLNFHCKDPFLSVKGRSPNGRRLKFRSCALPGFDYGNFESVQSVLEAAGVLTAIIVVHESGHFLAAYLQGIHVSKFAVGFGPILAKFNANNVEYSIRAFPLGGFVGFPDNDPNSDIPVDDVNLLKNRPILDRVIVVSAGVIANVIFAYAIIFTQVLSVGLPVQEGYPGVLVPEVRPFSAASRDGLLAGDVILEVNGIQLPKGGSNAVTGVVDVIKKNPKRNVVLKVERGKQDFEIGVTPDENYDGTGKIGVQLSPNVKLSKAKPKNISEAFNYTGREFWGLSFNVLDSLKQTVLNFSQTASKVSGPVAIIAVGAEVARSNLDGLYQFAALLNLNLAVINLLPLPALDGGTLAFILIEAARGGRKLPLEVEQTIMSSGITVVVFLGLFLIVRDTLNLDFIRDML; the protein is encoded by the coding sequence ATGGTTATTAATCTCTCATCTTCTCCAccctcatcttctttgtctttcATCAAGTTAACCAATTCAAGGTCCCCCATCTCTGAGTTtccatcaaaacccaaaacccacctCCCAAAGCCCCTATCTTGCTGCTCATTTTCTTCATCAGACCTTAACTTTCATTGCAAGGATCCATTTTTATCTGTAAAGGGTAGGAGCCCAAATGGGAGAAGGTTAAAGTTCAGGTCTTGTGCACTTCCTGGTTTTGATTATGGCAACTTTGAGAGTGTTCAGTCAGTTTTGGAGGCAGCTGGAGTGTTAACAGCCATCATTGTTGTTCATGAAAGTGGTCATTTCCTTGCTGCTTATCTTCAGGGTATCCATGTAAGTAAATTTGCAGTTGGGTTTGGTCCAATTTTAGCTAAATTCAATGCCAACAATGTAGAGTATTCCATCAGAGCTTTCCCTCTAGGAGGGTTTGTGGGGTTTCCTGATAATGATCCAAATAGTGATATCCCAGTTGATGATGTAAATTTGCTCAAGAATAGGCCAATATTGGATAGAGTAATAGTGGTTTCAgctggtgtgattgccaacgtaaTTTTTGCGTATGCTATAATCTTTACTCAAGTCTTGTCAGTTGGTTTGCCTGTACAAGAGGGCTATCCTGGGGTTCTTGTGCCTGAGGTTCGACCCTTTTCGGCTGCTTCCCGAGACGGGTTGCTTGCAGGTGATGTAATCCTTGAGGTTAATGGAATTCAATTGCCGAAAGGAGGGTCTAATGCTGTTACAGGGGTTGTTGATGTGATTAAgaaaaatccaaaaagaaatGTGGTTCTTAAGGTTGAGAGGGGAAAGCAGGATTTCGAGATTGGAGTCACCCCCGATGAGAATTATGATGGAACAGGCAAAATTGGAGTGCAGTTATCACCAAATGTTAAGCTTTCGAAAGCTAAACCCAAAAATATATCGGAGGCTTTCAATTATACAGGGAGAGAGTTCTGGGGCTTGTCGTTTAATGTATTGGATAGCTTAAAACAGACTGTTCTAAACTTCTCGCAGACAGCTAGTAAAGTTTCGGGTCCAGTTGCCATCATTGCTGTTGGTGCAGAAGTTGCAAGGTCGAATCTTGATGGACTGTATCAATTTGCTGCTTTGCTTAATCTTAACCTTGCAGTGATCAACCTTCTTCCCTTACCTGCTCTAGATGGAGGTACCTTGGCTTTCATACTTATAGAGGCTGCTAGGGGTGGTAGAAAACTCCCTCTAGAAGTGGAACAGACGATTATGTCGTCAGGGATAACGGTAGTTGTTTTCCTAGGATTATTCCTTATTGTCCGGGACACACTTAATCTTGATTTTATCAGAGACATGTTGTGA